A portion of the Kazachstania africana CBS 2517 chromosome 2, complete genome genome contains these proteins:
- the SWF1 gene encoding palmitoyltransferase SWF1 (similar to Saccharomyces cerevisiae SWF1 (YDR126W); ancestral locus Anc_8.286) — protein MMFRILLNIFVISQIIFLLLSPTLKEFWLFSFYYQRIFVPFLKDDRKYKWKYHLVPIFYVTLYTYMVLLYFTKLNPIIKSQLTILERWVIIPFSLLISLLSGILTMRIRPESSLGFNSSPYQDFEFDSLIFYPNTFCSTCRLEKPARSKHCNICNRCVLLSDHHCIWANNCIGLGNYQYFYTFLVSNTLLLGYAFLRIILLTAYSDIGFPNIVLTFLILSGAFFAILLVFTYLQFALVYDGMTTNEKDKWFTIQEFMREGRLIRTDNGQWLIAHPEEPAGQATRFYSTNAYDHTIYCPVNFRPITHHDEIPNIYDKGSFLKNLKELCKY, from the coding sequence ATGATGTTTAGGATATTGCTCAACATTTTCGTCATCTCTCagataatatttttgttgCTATCACCCACTTTAAAAGAGTTCTGGTTGTTTTCCTTTTATTACCAGCGAATTTTCGtaccatttttgaaagatgatCGCAAATATAAGTGGAAGTACCACCTCGTACCAATTTTCTACGTCACATTATATACGTATATGGTATTGCTATATTTTACAAAGTTAAATCCCATCATCAAAAGTCAACTTACTATACTAGAAAGATGGGTGATAATTCCATTTAGCCTCTTGATTTCTCTATTGTCAGGTATTCTCACAATGAGAATCCGACCAGAATCATCATTGGGCTTTAACTCGAGTCCATAccaagattttgaatttgacaGTTTGATCTTTTATCCCAACACGTTCTGTAGTACATGCCGTTTAGAAAAGCCCGCCAGATCGAAACATTGCAACATTTGTAATAGATGTGTTCTTCTTTCGGATCATCATTGTATATGGGCAAATAATTGTATTGGATTAGGAAactatcaatatttttatacCTTCCTTGTTTCAAACACATTGTTATTAGGATACGCATTTttaagaattattttactGACAGCATATTCTGATATTGGTTTTCCAAATATCGTTCTAacatttttaattttgagTGGTGCTTTCTTTGCTATTTTGCTAGTCTTCACTTACTTACAATTTGCTTTAGTATACGATGGAATGACAACAAACGAAAAGGATAAGTGGTTCACAATACAAGAATTTATGAGGGAAGGTAGATTGATAAGAACTGATAATGGACAATGGTTAATTGCTCACCCTGAAGAGCCTGCTGGCCAGGCAACAAGATTTTATAGCACAAATGCATACGATCATACCATCTATTGCCCAGTTAATTTCAGACCGATTACCCATCATGATGaaattccaaatatatatgaCAAAGGTTCtttcttaaaaaatttgaaggaATTATGTAAATATTAA
- the SPO71 gene encoding Spo71p (similar to Saccharomyces cerevisiae SPO71 (YDR104C); ancestral locus Anc_8.248), giving the protein MRLSSNKLIDIISNDEKYIDYLTSEYLDSGKITSDKSNGPKSTILIPRCTFTAQRLAYASAMEVSYNSRVLLLGGIPKQWIDKQSRNSISSITHFALKKVRKRTRLITTHSYKCIYRNCDKSRANLVGKVNGDINFDGERGVENNYKYKLATSSFKSTFCGPRSLKRNKDPTHTALGPINISSSSVRSFRVSTTESVSSAKLNSCRETNKSSETIDGGPDSLPAFVTSAYLKGIETISKDHVLKDSIKKELTTPHEGNKRHQKYCMLLDKKVCDKKLCQAYFDEEKSYSIANHEVPYYKKASSNILCHKDGTYTSPTKNDQIISEQLVYLHSDSKYEPNLEKSLVTNNPGKNFNVLQPKPINSDSLLLGKLEQNNTWDNEAKSSYLNVNESTKNAIKIESHSTQNLNKEIELRYDPHLNDDLILMQERMLVLVKVQLSHRNLPPFFSEAAAVDTRIEERWKEYFVIAYRTGNPEKPLILEFYSTKRMIGGSINNVNIKSFAHVGGMDVIINKKTIIQFYNTLDKTICIQNSTLKENYLAEEDIEGHSIDFHPTRFYILKCATLESTYRWYLSLKRILGIHVTPDYIPLSIPDANLSVRIVFQNDTLRKLEKIAKSETEFLKIGLLSNGYRIFPCPLIRYFTVAVLRILRQADLGYQVKKWQHPNVILGCDLKRYDRLEWSPGRESGLLQEYFALSHTHIPELRQLQHYAREISTTWGILTEPFPVEGFLLKITNKYAQEDLLFGKLRVKPCYFFTVENLLFCTSSYKAVPILPEEVPIDLSGIVTNMQDYETILNNMQNIFEEDPYPLDANNHISWLTSEFNNDNFKSNDLRAFKGFNRRICQILNSDNVVDITKIVEVRQGCTKDLTKDELKNTILSVISFTFWGKHVNNEEIAKSCIYITTENNLTMKLLAPDPSVASEWVQRLEAMKKYWQQRQGYDITYMWDLKLKNIDELKISDFEESNIAESSPKWIADMATANTKLFNINGLSLLTPLMQKGLLFLKPRKHTVFTKHYVILVPGFLIVFNCFQRSLTGFAKKTVYYEHSKTISVSEAYLYSGAITELDLLKRGQTFDDLNPGNQTLSRVYADGWRSSENETSRCFTLWFRCKKELSKHLYGERDNLFSPGEAPCSGAVNYDVSTADQPQEQNPPLKLNGLNIKANRIVFMARSRQERDLWILAIYNELERLKRNL; this is encoded by the coding sequence ATGAGACTCAGTAGTAACAAGCTGATAGATATTATATCGAATGAcgaaaaatatattgattatCTTACATCAGAATACCTGGATAGCGGCAAAATTACCAGTGATAAGTCGAATGGACCAAAAAGTACAATACTGATCCCAAGATGTACATTTACTGCACAACGGCTAGCATATGCATCTGCAATGGAGGTTTCATATAACTCAAGGGTTTTATTACTTGGCGGTATTCCAAAACAATGGATAGATAAACAAAGTAGAAATTCGATCAGCTCGATTACACACTTTGCCCTAAAGAAAGTGCGAAAAAGGACCAGACTAATCACTACCCACAGTTACAAATGCATATACCGAAATTGTGATAAATCGAGAGCTAATCTTGTAGGGAAAGTAAACGGCGACATCAACTTCGATGGGGAACGTGGAGTGGAAAAcaattataaatataagTTGGCCACCTCCTCTTTTAAGAGCACATTCTGTGGTCCCAGATCTCTCAAACGAAATAAAGATCCAACGCATACCGCTCTTGGTCCTATTAATATAAGCTCGTCAAGCGTAAGAAGTTTTAGGGTTTCCACAACTGAAAGTGTATCCTCAGCAAAATTGAACTCCTGCCGGGAAACTAACAAATCCAGTGAAACTATAGATGGGGGTCCTGACTCACTGCCAGCATTTGTGACTTCTGCTTATCTGAAGGGAATCGAGACCATTTCTAAGGATCATGTACTAAAAGATTCTATTAAAAAAGAACTTACGACACCACATGAGGGAAATAAAAGACACCAAAAATACTGCATGTTACTGGACAAAAAGGTCTgtgataaaaaattgtgTCAAGCATATTTTGATGAGGAAAAGAGTTATTCTATCGCAAATCATGAAGTTCCCTATTATAAAAAGGCATCTTCCAATATATTATGCCACAAAGATGGAACATACACTTCACCAACAAAGAATGACCAAATAATATCAGAGCAACTAGTATATTTACATTCAGATTCTAAATATGAGCCGAATTTGGAGAAATCTTTAGTCACAAATAATCCTGGAAAAAACTTCAATGTGCTGCAGCCAAAACCTATCAACTCAGACTCTTTATTATTAGGGAAACTTGAACAGAATAATACATGGGATAACGAGGCAAAATCGAGTTATCTAAATGTAAACGAATCTACTAAAAATGCCATAAAAATTGAATCACATAGTACACAGAACCTGAATAAGGAAATAGAGCTTCGATACGACCCCcatttgaatgatgatCTAATATTGATGCAAGAGAGGATGCTTGTACTGGTAAAAGTACAGCTCAGCCATAGGAACCTTCcaccttttttttcagaGGCAGCAGCAGTGGATACTAGGATAGAAGAAAGATGgaaagaatattttgtgATTGCATATCGTACTGGTAATCCTGAGAAACCATTAATACTTGAATTTTATAGTACAAAAAGGATGATAGGAGGTAGTATCAACAATGTTAATATCAAGAGTTTCGCGCACGTTGGAGGAATGGatgtaataataaataagaaaaccataattcaattttacaaCACTCTAGACAAGACAATATgcattcaaaattcaacgttgaaagaaaattatttagCGGAGGAGGACATAGAAGGACATAGTATTGATTTTCATCCAACGAGATTTTATATTCTAAAATGTGCTACTCTGGAGTCTACATATAGATGGTATCTCTCCCTTAAAAGAATCCTGGGTATCCATGTTACCCCAGATTATATTCCTTTAAGTATTCCAGACGCCAACCTTTCTGTCAGAATTGTATTCCAAAATGATACATTGCgaaaattggaaaagataGCGAAAAGTGAGACAGAATTCCTGAAAATTGGACTCCTTTCAAATGGCTATAGGATTTTTCCATGTCCCTTGATAAGATATTTTACTGTAGCAGTATTGCGTATACTAAGACAAGCTGATCTAGGGTATCAAGTTAAAAAATGGCAACATCCGAATGTTATTCTTGGTTGTGACCTTAAGAGATATGATAGACTTGAGTGGAGCCCAGGACGTGAATCTGGTCTTCTACAAGAGTATTTCGCCTTGTCACACACTCATATACCAGAACTCAGGCAACTTCAGCACTATGCTAGGGAGATCTCTACGACATGGGGGATATTAACAGAACCGTTTCCAGTAGAGGGGTTTTTGCTGAAAATTACGAATAAATATGCGCAGGAGGATCTGTTATTTGGAAAACTTCGTGTCAAACCATGCTATTTTTTCACAGTAGAGAATCTATTATTCTGTACTTCATCGTATAAAGCTGTGCCGATTCTACCAGAAGAAGTGCCAATTGATCTGTCTGGAATTGTAACGAATATGCAGGATTATGAAACTATTCTCAATAACATGCAGAATATTTTCGAGGAAGATCCGTATCCCTTAGATGCCAATAATCATATTAGCTGGTTAACCAGTGAGTTTAACAATGATAACTTTAAGAGCAACGACTTGCGCGCCTTCAAAGGCTTTAATCGGAGAATTTGTCAAATACTAAATAGTGACAATGTGGTTGATATAACAAAAATTGTAGAAGTGAGACAGGGGTGCACGAAGGACTTAACCAAAGATGAACTGAAAAATACTATTCTTAGTGTAATTAGTTTTACCTTTTGGGGAAAGCATgttaataatgaagaaattgcGAAATCATGCATATATATCACTACTGAAAATAATCTGACGATGAAACTGCTAGCACCAGACCCATCCGTTGCAAGTGAGTGGGTTCAGAGGTTAGAAGCCATGAAAAAGTATTGGCAGCAAAGACAGGGGTACGATATCACATACATGTGGGActtgaagttgaaaaatatcgATGAgctaaaaatttcagattttgaagaatcgAATATAGCAGAAAGTTCACCTAAATGGATTGCTGACATGGCCACTGCCAACACCAAGctttttaatattaatgGGCTTTCTTTGCTGACGCCACTAATGCAGAAAGGGCTGTTGTTTCTAAAGCCCAGGAAACATACAGTCTTTACAAAACACTATGTCATCCTTGTTCCAGGATTTCTTATAGTGTTCAATTGCTTTCAGAGATCACTGACGGGCTTTGCCAAAAAGACTGTGTATTATGAACATTCCAAAACCATATCAGTTAGCGAAGCGTACCTGTACTCCGGAGCAATAACCGAATTGGATCTTTTAAAAAGAGGCCAAACCtttgatgatttaaatCCGGGCAATCAAACACTTTCAAGAGTATACGCAGATGGCTGGAGGTCATCTGAGAACGAAACATCCAGATGTTTCACGCTTTGGTTTAGATGTAAAAAGGAATTGTCAAAGCATTTATACGGTGAACGAGACAACTTATTTTCACCAGGGGAGGCTCCATGCTCTGGCGCTGTCAATTATGATGTTTCTACAGCCGATCAACCTCAAGAACAGAACCCACCGCTCAAGCTCAATGGTTTAAATATAAAAGCGAATAGAATAGTATTTATGGCGCGCTCAAGACAGGAGAGAGATTTATGGATTTTGGCCATATACAATGAATTggaaagattgaaaagaaatttgtaa
- the KAFR0B05390 gene encoding uncharacterized protein (similar to Saccharomyces cerevisiae YDR124W; ancestral locus Anc_8.282), which yields MEMLNRALEILNSQKCEFLVLIKEDQTLVDSSSLKFTKGFISSTLETHFSYLTSSLINRDNLKTIERNPTYSSSILQNTILDLSKKDILINYLSNAFKFLRQVPCKSIVKLWIKFIEPKKKTKYPYIGGDVTKPSWWPYKVEHKEPDHLQKPDRLELMCYIIVTVLPNINDLELIDDLKKATMALPLFEKDAIRREVLLNIFKISGALCKDTPNDISVLDLSALHKKPSPSRNLQQYCYKNKEQSNGALLKLKCKEKVVENPPLSVCDPHLRYSESVGFNSDVYTSNVDGSSVLLELLKDPQIDYLPYTKESESESHSSFIDAYRLSE from the coding sequence ATGGAAATGTTGAATAGAGCGTTAGAAATACTGAATAGTCAAAAGTGTGAATTTCTCGTTTTAATCAAAGAGGATCAAACACTGGTGGATAGCTCTTCCCTTAAGTTTACCAAAGGTTTCATAAGTTCAACCTTGGAGACACATTTCAGCTATTTAACAAGTAGCTTAATTAACAGAGACAACTTGAAAACAATCGAGAGAAACCCAACGTACTCATCTTCTATATTACAAAATACAATATTAGATCtatcaaagaaagatatattGATTAATTATCTCTCTAACGCATTTAAGTTCCTGAGGCAGGTCCCTTGCAAATCAATTGTGAAATTGTGGATCAAATTTATCGAAcctaaaaagaaaactaaaTACCCATACATAGGAGGCGATGTTACGAAGCCAAGTTGGTGGCCATATAAGGTAGAGCACAAAGAACCAGATCATTTACAAAAGCCTGACAGGTTGGAATTAATGTGTTACATCATTGTAACAGTTTTACCAAATATAAACGACCTTGAGCTCATTGACGATTTGAAAAAGGCAACAATGGCTTTACCATTGTTCGAAAAGGATGCCATTAGAAGGGAGGTATTGTtgaatatcttcaaaatatctgGGGCGCTATGTAAAGATACTCCAAACGACATATCAGTCCTGGATCTCTCAGCATTACATAAAAAACCTTCGCCATCGAGAAATCTCCAACAATACTGTTACAAAAACAAAGAACAAAGTAATGGTGCGCTTTTAAAACTGAAatgcaaagaaaaagtagTGGAAAATCCTCCCTTATCAGTATGTGATCCTCATCTTCGATATAGCGAGTCAGTTGGATTTAATTCCGATGTTTATACTAGTAACGTTGACGGCTCATCGGTACTTTTGGAACTGTTAAAAGATCCACAAATTGACTATCTGCCGTATACAAAAGAAAGCGAAAGTGAGTCACACTCTTCCTTTATAGACGCCTATAGACTCTCGGaataa
- the KAFR0B05380 gene encoding uncharacterized protein (similar to Saccharomyces cerevisiae ECM18 (YDR125C) and ICT1 (YLR099C); ancestral locus Anc_8.284) has protein sequence MGGTVLRGKLLRKIFRPAPVENSLSLSSTLSLWASHLGSESKSKARLRDFQDAIMKKVPSYAEKSNVITSEGLNQWHFHNSKCRNVTVPTLLLHGFASSSMSFFRNFTGLSQDIMDLYAIDLPANGLSRSLSTKFYRVSPKETRKFDMLDDIHFQLLSHGNYHAEKELIQKCEDYYIDTIERWRRSNELHKINIVAHSFGGYLSFKYALKYPESINKLCLVSPLGVEANIYSINNNFNVGETYTVNRLDPSSCCYINENEIPKYVFDNLFKILRLSGPIGAKLCWNYVLSSYSRISSLDFKRYVFELLYGKGGMTATAINLFTQLFTTRLLARDPLMDSAHSLSCNGILLLYGEYDWMAKNAGKSLLTNCKADNKGSASKTKYLEVPKSGHNLFLDNPAFFNKSIAEFLSE, from the coding sequence ATGGGGGGGACAGTTTTGAGGGGGAAGCTACTCAGAAAGATCTTTCGCCCAGCTCCAGTAGAAAATAGTTTATCACTTTCCTCGACGCTTTCCTTGTGGGCATCTCATTTGGGGAGTGAGTCAAAATCAAAGGCACGTTTGCGTGATTTCCAGGATGCcataatgaaaaaagtcCCCAGTTATGCTGAAAAATCAAACGTTATCACGAGTGAAGGACTAAATCAATGGCATTTCCATAATTCGAAATGTCGAAATGTCACCGTTCCGACTTTATTATTACACGGTTTTGCATCTTCGTCAATGTcatttttcagaaattttACTGGATTAAGTCAAGATATAATGGATTTATATGCTATAGATTTACCCGCTAATGGTCTTTCAAGATCTCTTTCCACTAAATTTTACAGAGTATCTCCCAAGGAAACCAGAAAATTTGACATGCTAGACGATATCCATTTCCAATTACTGTCACATGGAAATTATCATGCTGAAAAAGAGCTTATACAAAAATGCGAAGACTATTACATCGATACCATCGAGCGCTGGCGCAGGAGTAATGAGCTACATAAGATAAATATAGTTGCACATTCATTTGGTGGTTATCTTTCCTTTAAGTATGCTCTAAAATATCCGGAGTCTATAAACAAACTCTGTCTGGTTTCGCCACTTGGGGTAGAAGCAAATATTTATTCGATCAATAACAATTTTAATGTAGGTGAAACATACACGGTAAATCGTTTGGACCCTTCTTCCTGCTGCTATATTAACGAAAATGAAATCCCCAAATAtgtatttgataatttatttaaaatacTGAGGCTATCTGGTCCAATAGGTGCCAAACTTTGTTGGAATTACGTACTGTCATCATATTCTAGAATATCGTCTTTGGATTTCAAGCGGTATGTCTTTGAATTACTGTACGGGAAAGGTGGAATGACTGCTACAGCAATAAATTTGTTCACCCAGTTATTCACAACAAGGTTATTAGCTAGAGATCCCTTGATGGATTCAGCACATTCTTTATCATGTAACGGAATATTGCTATTATATGGTGAGTACGACTGGATGGCGAAGAATGCCGGAAAATCTCTACTAACTAATTGTAAGGCGGACAATAAGGGAAGTGcttcaaaaacaaaatactTAGAAGTTCCAAAGTCAGGGCACaatttatttcttgataatcctgcattcttcaataaatccATAGCTGAATTTCTCTCTGAATGA
- the ARP10 gene encoding Arp10p (similar to Saccharomyces cerevisiae ARP10 (YDR106W); ancestral locus Anc_8.251) codes for MSNAVIINISADGVQLQIDDRIGAPVVIKEACHIDDIDALCDTIKNALNVLTVSQLEAAEIFVIEAILYPVTFKKQLCDLFFKTLNCSSATFLPSPLMHCIANDISAAIAVEIDYNYITCTPVYDYRILENGIKVSKRSSRRQNGSRNNSGNKNTATALTGDTSHNDDDDDEFSLNTLIRNVFEVLPIDIRAILRDRIFLIGRDVDEILQAVQPSDLTTGAYKFLISKGSLCGGQHYLDILRACETSHVMTVSRNAYNGNWATIPDWYNIKFLS; via the coding sequence ATGAGCAATGCAGTTATTATTAACATCAGTGCTGATGGAGTGCAATTACAAATTGATGATAGGATTGGAGCTCCGGTTGTGATTAAAGAAGCCTGTcatattgatgatattgacGCTCTGTGTGACACAATAAAGAATGCACTAAATGTGCTAACTGTAAGTCAACTGGAAGCCGCCgaaatttttgtaattgaAGCAATACTGTATCCAGTTACATTCAAGAAGCAGTTGTGTGATCTCTTTTTCAAGACGTTGAACTGTTCCTCAGCAACTTTTCTTCCGAGTCCTTTGATGCATTGTATTGCAAATGATATATCTGCAGCGATCGCCGTCGAAATAGATTACAATTATATTACATGTACCCCAGTGTATGACTACCGTATACTTGAAAATGGAATTAAAGTGTCGAAAAGAAGTTCTAGGCGGCAGAATGGCTCAAGAAACAATTCtggaaataaaaatacAGCAACCGCACTCACTGGAGACACGAGTCAcaatgatgacgatgatgatgaattttcaCTGAATACACTTATTAGAAATGTCTTTGAAGTATTACCTATTGATATAAGAGCCATTTTGAGAGATCGGATTTTTCTTATAGGCAGAGACGTCGATGAGATATTGCAAGCTGTTCAACCCTCAGATCTTACTACGGGTGCGTATAAATTCCTGATATCAAAGGGTTCTCTTTGTGGCGGTCAGCATTATTTGGATATCCTTCGAGCCTGCGAAACAAGCCACGTCATGACTGTATCAAGAAATGCATATAACGGCAATTGGGCAACTATACCAGATTGGTACAATATCAAGTTCCTATCTTGA
- the INO2 gene encoding Ino2p (similar to Saccharomyces cerevisiae INO2 (YDR123C); ancestral locus Anc_8.280), giving the protein MNHDSNIDLHDMFDLNTEIDFETAYQMLSNIENASPNYDDKHLNFVSTRSHLHNDMSNMFDYPHGHLQGHFQEPQEQHHQDSQLVHQRNGHYYNHRHQHNGHGHDYNHKHQLPLQHDLTSMHSTAPYANGIAGDELLSTFETNAIEHFLDTLITNDKLDKQNSNSDSLNSTFVTNDVTRSPKKRQSQKAIATLVKEIPVHNEETPTHFEEKYNPGTLLIPEIKIDDSKIPVEIMNDMNKVKKWKHVQVEKIRRNLSRDAFDELIALLSNRSTITVSTKRVPKHILLSYVIEDIRSIVNANKQLESMLQA; this is encoded by the coding sequence ATGAATCATGATTCTAATATAGATCTGCACGATATGTTCGATCTGAATACAGAAATTGACTTTGAAACAGCATATCAAATGCTTAGTAACATCGAGAATGCATCGCCGAATTATGATGATaaacatttgaatttcGTCAGTACACGCTCACACCTACATAATGACATGTCTAATATGTTTGACTATCCTCATGGCCACCTCCAAGGTCATTTTCAGGAGCCTCAAGAGCAGCATCATCAAGATAGTCAGCTTGTGCATCAGCGTAACGGTCACTACTATAACCACAGGCACCAGCATAACGGTCATGGTCATGACTATAATCACAAGCACCAACTTCCGCTTCAGCATGACTTGACAAGCATGCATTCGACTGCCCCTTATGCCAATGGCATTGCTGGCGACGAGCTTTTAAGCACGTTTGAAACAAATGCAATAGAACATTTTTTGGACACACTAATAACAAACGATAAGTTAGATAAGCAAAATTCCAATAGTGATTCTCTAAATAGTACTTTTGTGACGAACGATGTTACTCGTAGTCCAAAAAAACGTCAGTCTCAAAAGGCCATCGCAACACTAGTAAAAGAGATACCTGTTCATAATGAGGAAACGCCCACccattttgaagaaaaatataatccaGGCACATTACTTATTCCTGAAATAAAGATTGACGATAGTAAAATACCTGTAGAAATAATGAATGATATGAATAAAGTAAAGAAATGGAAGCACGTGCAAGTAGAGAAAATACGACGTAATTTAAGTAGAGATGCCTTTGATGAGTTGATCGCCCTACTATCAAATAGAAGCACCATAACTGTTAGCACAAAACGGGTGCCAAAGCATATTCTTCTTAGCTATGTAATTGAAGACATCAGAAGTATTGTCAATGCTAACAAGCAATTAGAATCAATGCTACAAGCCTAG
- the TMS1 gene encoding Tms1p (similar to Saccharomyces cerevisiae TMS1 (YDR105C); ancestral locus Anc_8.250): protein MGAIISIPITMGTTFVASCMGGCFSSLISKTMTSMASSSLGTRLLYAAALLLNSLISWVTMSTNKALLWPDKSCTETGECGFFTVHRLNFALGLLHLFLAAVMIGVKSTKDQRAALQNSWWGLKFFVYIILVIFSFFISNNFFVFISKWVSVPSGGIFILVGLILLVDFSHEWAETCIYHVELEDEHSDLWQRFLVIGTAGMYTGSIIMTAVMFIVFCKDQCNMNQSAVTINLILSLITTFLSVSPKIQRANPKSGLAQSSMVSVYCTYLTMSAMASEPDDKLCNPLVRSNSTRNASVILGSLFTFIAIAYTTTRAASNSAFQGTNRNGEIFLGDDVEYEGLEGQTRRQMRYEAIKQAVEEGSLPESALHDVTWMSEPTISSTNHIANDDEYSGTTYNYTLFHLIFFLATQWIASLLTVNVVKDDVGNFIPVGRTYFYSWVKIASSWICYALFDWTLLAPVVLEGYGYEDYY, encoded by the coding sequence ATGGGCgcaataatatcaataccCATCACTATGGGAACAACTTTTGTTGCCTCTTGCATGGGAGGTTGCTTTTCTAGTCTGATCTCTAAGACAATGACGTCGATGGCATCGTCGTCGCTGGGAACTCGTCTACTATATGCTGCTGCGCTACTCCTTAACTCACTAATATCATGGGTAACTATGTCAACTAATAAAGCATTACTATGGCCAGATAAAAGCTGTACAGAGACAGGAGAGTGTGGATTTTTCACAGTTCATAGACTAAATTTTGCCCTAGGGTTACTACATTTATTTTTGGCGGCCGTAATGATAGGTGTAAAGTCTACAAAAGATCAAAGAGCAGCTTTGCAAAATTCTTGGTGGGGTTTAAAGTTTTTCGTTTACATTATATTGGTTATTTTCTCCTTCTTcatatcaaataatttctttgtcttCATTTCGAAATGGGTGTCCGTTCCAAGTGGTGGTATTTTTATCTTGGTTGGTTTGATTCTTTTAGTTGACTTTTCACACGAATGGGCAGAAACCTGTATATATCATGTTGAACTGGAAGACGAACATTCAGATTTATGGCAGAGATTTTTGGTTATCGGAACAGCTGGAATGTACACAGGTTCCATAATTATGACCGCCGTAATGTTCATTGTGTTCTGCAAGGACCAATGTAATATGAATCAGTCAGCTGTGACTATCAATTTGATCTTATCTCTCATTACTACCTTTCTATCCGTTAgtccaaaaattcaaaggGCAAATCCGAAGTCTGGTTTGGCTCAAAGTAGTATGGTATCAGTTTATTGTACATATCTGACAATGAGTGCAATGGCGTCCGAACCTGATGACAAGTTGTGCAATCCGTTAGTCAGATCGAATAGTACTCGTAATGCAAGTGTGATCTTAGGATCTCTGTTCACTTTTATTGCTATAGCATATACCACAACAAGAGCTGCTTCTAATAGTGCATTTCAGGGGACAAACAGAAATggtgaaatatttttaggAGATGACGTTGAATATGAAGGATTGGAGGGCCAAACGAGACGTCAAATGAGATATGAGGCGATAAAGCAAGCAGTCGAGGAAGGTTCATTACCCGAAAGTGCATTACATGATGTTACATGGATGTCTGAACCTACCATAAGTTCCACTAATCATATAGCTAACGATGATGAATATTCTGGTACCACTTATAACTATACTTTGTTCCAtctcatcttctttcttgcAACACAGTGGATTGCAAGTTTACTGACTGTGAATGTTGTAAAAGATGATGTAGGGAACTTCATCCCTGTAGGAAGAACTTATTTCTATTCATGGGTAAAAATTGCAAGCTCATGGATATGTTATGCTCTATTTGATTGGACCCTGTTAGCGCCCGTAGTACTAGAAGGATACGGATATGAGGATTATTACTAG